The sequence AGCCTATTATCTTTACATTCATGCTTTTGTGTAAGTTGTATTTGTGTGTATGTACACTCAATTTTTTAGGTTATTTTTATATGTACAAattaaaactgagtttttaaaaaatttgtccattttcttatatttatatattccctggttatttgtaaatatttggtAAATAAAAGATATCATGGTAATTGTTTCTGTAGAATAGGGGAGCATGATACTTATTTCTTGAAGTAAcatgtaattatttttcaatagcACGACATACCATAACGCCAAAATTGTCGATCTTATGTGCTCGGTCTTAATAGAGTATGGAGCTTTATCACATTTATTCCATGAATAGATTTGAAACAAATTAGGAAGGCTCGTGATTTATCATATGTAGCTCGTTATTTTGTATAGccataaaaaatatgatatcaACTCAAAATCTTTTCTTATTGCTAATGAATTCAGTATTGACATAATTATTTTGTCAAATACCAAAAAGGAGGAAAGTGTTGAAACATTTTAACTCTTGGTGATTTAACAAGGCTAGTGATCCAACGGATATATAAAGAACCTAACCTAACTGAATTCAAGAAGGAAAACTGAATATTCATAAGAAGAAGTTTTCCAAGGAGTCTAACTAATTACAGAGCCAGACTGATAAAGCATAAGAATGATACCGATAGCCAAACCGATTCAAGATACTGATAAAGTCCAACTGACAGTCTATCTAAGTCGATCGGTCGATCCAAATCCAAACATTCCCAAGAATCAATGTAATCAGTGATAAATGATCAAAGCCTAGCTGAAATAACGGATAAAGTTTTCTGTACCAATAATCACTGAATCTTAACAGAATGTTAGGTTACTACGCACTATCAGTACATGTCAGAAAGTACGATGACATCACAACAACGATATCTGTATTTGGTAAcagaaataatatttgaaaatattatcgtTGCAACTAATATATAAATAGATCAATTGAACAAGCTCTGAAGATTACACAGTTATATAATCGATCTCATAACTTTTGAAAGCTAACTGGTCTTATTTGAAAATGCTTTCTATGAGTCAAACTGAAAAACTAACACATGTTGATAAGTTATGATCTAATCATTATGATGATCAAATTTGTGCTTAGAATTTTCTTGTGAAATATGTGTAGTTGAAAGTTAGAAGTATTATTGCTCAAATAATTTTAGATTGCAttttactaagagtttcagtaggcagtGTCAAGTTCTATTGAAATGAGTGATTTCAAATTACTTGTAATCACAAAAATCTTTTAGTGCAATCCTTTCGTGAGGAATAAGAAGTGATGTAGGAGTattgaagtcttcgaacattAAGAAACAACTTTGTTCCTATTTACTTCTCAGTTTACCTACCTTAAATACTATTCAGTATAACCCAAGTGATTTTCTTAATAAGTCATTTGTTAGAATAGTCTCAGTCAGTCTACTTTCGCACATTTCATACAAATTAACTTACTAAGAACCCAACTAACAAGAATATAATTTCAGCATTGCTAACTCGGACGAAATAATTtgttgagataaatttatttatccgcTCTAAATTTATTTCCGATCTTaacattatactaaaattttaaaatttaaataggtCTGTACTAAACTGTTGTCAAAAAGGATCACATACGTTGGTTGTCTCACTGATGAGTGATGagattaaataaaattgttttttaattatCCAAATAAAACTTAcagtttatatttaattattattctgttgtaatattatctatttttataaaatattctgATTCTTATTAACAtgttttttaattgttaatcTTTATTATAAAATTGTTGATATAACCAGCAATAATATGGTCTAGGGGTATTTGAAAACTGAGTCAAACTAATCCGAACtataaaaattgaatcaaatCGTAATTGTTTGCGTTGGTTTTTAATCAGTCGCGATATTTATCTTTTATTAAAATTGgctataaaatataattatttataaaaaattgaattaaaatcttACATAACAAATGTTGTAACATTTAggaaaaattgtgattttaatcGTGTAAGTTtgtatattttacattttagcTATGTAACTtgttaagtatgatttttatccACTAACTTAGATTTTTTTGGTTCGATCTTTAATTTGCTCGAAATCATTAAACACATCGTATACTCACTATTTGACACTGACGTTCTCCTAAATTACTTACGTGACAAGAACAAAGTCTATATGATAGACATTAAAGTCCATTTAAGGTAAAATAAAATCTATTTaaggtaaaataaaaaaaaacgacAAACTTTTCCCtctcattttgaaattttgagtgGTATTTTGCTtagattgattttaaaatatgtaacATAGGTTTTATCCTCACAACATGAGTCATGTAGAAGATGATCAatgtcaaataaacaatattcagTAGATTTCGTAACTTCGGGTGGAAAAAAGACGAAAAAAAAACCAAGTCAGTGGATCAAACCAAACTTGAACAAATTACAAAACTAAAATACAAAATTAGTAACTTGCACgactaaaattacaattttatcaaatatatctttatgccaaaattttttatgGAATTAATTCGTTTGATTGGTTATAGAAAGTTCAgaaatatacttttaaaattGTACAACCATAAATCAATTaggattattaattaaataagcaGTTTCATCTGTTTGATgttttgcttaaataattatctaatacacatgaattaatataacatgaaaatcaaatgaaaatatatatatttttttatgggtgTCGCGAGATGTTTGCACGAATATCTCgcaagaatttaatattttccCCAAGATATTCACACGTCCATCTCACGttcaagataaataaataaataaatttgcaaGATATTCGTGCAAACATCTCGCGAcacccataaaaaaatatatatattttcatttgattttcatgttatattaattcatgtgtattagataattatttaagcaaaacATCAAACAGATGAAACtgcttatttaattaataatcctAATTGATTTATGGTTGTACaattttaaaagtatatttcTGAACTTTCTATAACCAATCAAACNaattaattaaacataaaatgttatataataaatattataaaataacattttacttattaaaaataataataataatttttattttatgagccaataaaatattataattttttttgttacgtaatgcaataatatttttattaaaattttaataaatataatttcatatttcaaaaGATTTCGTGATcacatttagaaaaataaaatgaaaaatgttaatacttttgatttttaaaaaagttagtAATAAAAGAagtatatgtttttaaaaaattcaaagaaaaggaAAACCAGTGTAagtagaaaaaattaaaaattaactagtattttgtatatatattttttaatagaaatgAAAGTTAataatatatgagtttgaaatatttataagttaAATGTCAATCCAAATATTTAGTTTgaatcaaaaataattttttcattttatagttGTACCGTATGCTCTAATTCTTATGCTTGATGAATTTCATGAAGTCGATAAAAGtttattgaaattttgattaacTCCATACTCTTGtagatgttttaaaaataaaatatgaatgactttttaaaactctacaaaaatttaaattgaatatcactaaatttttatgaaatatataaaactttATATCGAACATTTTGAACTTTTAAACTCCACGAAAACCATTACAAAATTTATAACTAATATTCTTGCCGGCCGTCTCATTTGGTtggttaaaatttttctaatgTTGAAATGTTCCTTTGTCTGTGAAGTCAACACAGTACGGGTATCAATCATGTAGCGGAAGTTCATTAAATAACACAATTATACATACTTCAAATGCATTTCAAGATTCGTACTCTTGTCACCTGTCAAATTTTTTGAAGCACCCTTCTTTCTGGAAATGGGCGTGAAGGGACAATTTTTTCTTCAAGCAATTTCATTCTTAAATATTCTGATGGCTTATTTGGCCATGTCGTTAAGCAACATAACCACGGATCAATCTGCGCTTCTTGCATTCAAATCCGAGCTCAGTTTAGACCCTTCTCATGTTTTGTCCCGAAACTGGTCCATTTCTTTCCCAACATGTAAATGGATTGGAGTTACGTGCAGTTCTCGCCACCAAAGAGTGAGTGCTTTAGACGTTTCTGGCATGGGACTTACTGGAAATCTCCCGTCACAGCTCGGAAACCTCTCGTTTTTAGCTTCACTCAACTTGAGCGGTAACGTGTTTCTTGGCAAACTTCCCAAAGAATTGGCCAAGTTGCATAGAGTGAGATTTTTGGATTTTGGGTTCAACAGCTTCACCGGTGACATCCCTTCTTGGTTGGGAGTCTTGGTTGAACTTCGGTTCTTGAATCTTCGGAATAATAGTTTTACTGGTTCTATGCCAAGTTCCATCACGAATATGTCCAAGCTCGAAGTTTTGGATATATCATATAATCCTTTGCAGGGAAACGTACCAGAATCGATTGGAAGTTTGTTTAACCTGAGGGAATTGCGATTACAATATAGCAATCTTACTGGTATTATACCAGTGTCGGTTTTCAACATATCCACCATAGAAAGTATTGCTTTTACAGGGAATAAGTTCTTTGGTAATCTCCCTGAAGGGATGTGCCACAGCACGTCGAATCTGAAAAGGCTTTATCTGTCTTCCAATTCATTGGAAGGCCCCATACCGCCAAATATTTCTGAATGTTCACAGCTTAATCTTCTTTCCTTGTCATTCAATAAATTCAGTGGCTCCATACCAAGAGAAATTGGAAACTTAAGTTCACTTGAAATATTGTATCTTGGCTCCAACCATTTTACAGGTATCAAAACTTCACTTAAAGTTGCCTGACTGAAAATTTGTGCTAAATTGGTTTTCATTTCACTAGATTCAAAGTACCATTTCCGCTTATACAACACACCTCTCTAACTCCACGTAAAGTGCCAAACTCTATATGTTTGCATAAGCTTATTGTTCGGACAtcaaaatttattgaaatttgaaaagatGCTTATCATATATGTTTCTTCCATAGCTGGAACCTCAAGAACCACAACAATTCTAAGTTAAATGGGATTCCAACTTGACATATTTTGGCCGTGACTTTCTATAGAGTTTCTCTAAACTTGTTAATCGTGCAAGGAGGTTATGTCACGAGTTTCGGTTTCAAATCTTTCTTGTTTACgtaggtttattatggatatctGTATGTTATTAACTGTCTTTCGCCATTTCAAAACAATACCAAGTCCTTATGAAGTTTAGCAATTTTGACAGGTGAAATCCCAGAAGAGTTAGGTATGCTTGACATATTGGAGGAGTTAGGAATGGGAGATAACTTTCTTGTGGGCTCTATACCTTCATCTATCTTCAATATTTCCTCATTGCAATATGTCAACATCGCAAACTGTAATCTAACAGGTCCCTTTCCATCCGGCATGTGTTCTTCTCCTTCTCAATTGGAAAGGGTTTATCTCCATGTGAACAAAATAGTAGGTCAGCTTCCAGAAAGCATTGGCGAGTGCTCAAAACTTCAGATTCTTTCATTGTCTTACAACAACATAACTGGAAGCATACCAAAAGGGATCGGAAACTTAACAATGCTGCAAATGTTGTATATTGGCTACAACAAGCTGATAGGTATAGTCAGTGATGAGATTCATGTAGCTTGTGAATCCAAGAAACTGACACCAAAATGTTCTTGCTTTTCAGGCACAATTCCAGAAAAAGTGGGCAATCTTTACAATTTGGAGATATTGTACTTGGGAGTCAATCACTTAACCGGTTATATCCCAAAAAATATCTTCAACATCTCAACATTAAACATGATAAGTGTTTCAGTGAACCAGCTTAGGGGTTACCTTCCATCGATTTTGAGTTATGGGCTACCTAATCTGCAAGAACTCTACCTTAATGACAATTTTTTCTTCGGAGAAATCACTGAATCTATCTCAAATTTTTCTAAACTCACCATCATCAACTTTTCTTCCAACAATCTCAGCGGACAAGTTCCCAACTCCTTTGGCAAGTTGAatcttttaaaaactttaaTGTTATTTGGGAACAATTTTGTTAGTGAAACATCAGAACTAAGCTTCATCGGTCCAATGAAAAACTGCAGCTACCTAACAAATTTAGGTTTTGGAGATAATCCTTTCAATGCAATTCTTCCAGTTTCAGTAGGGAATTTGTCGACTActattcaatatttttatgcttACAACTGTGGTCTTCGAGGCAGCATTCCGGACGCGTTTGggaatcttgaaaatttgattattttgagCCTGTATGGTAACGAACTAAATGGAACTATTCCGAATACATTGGTAAACTTGAAAGAACTTCAAGGATTAGCTCTTTTCCACACCAAAATAAGCGGGCCTATTCCTGATAGTCTCTGTATGTTACCGAATTTGAATGGAATGCGGCTTGAGCAAAATCAAATAACTGGTTCTATCCCTGATTGCATGGGAAATCTAACTTCTCTAAGACAACTATACTTGGGGAACAACAGATTAAATTCTGTCATACCGAGGAGCCTATGGAAACTGAATGATCTTCTCGAGTTGAATCTGTCTGCAAATCTTTTAACGGGTGTCCTGCCTTCAGATATCGAAAATCTGAAGGTTGCAGCCACCCTTGATTTGTCAAACAATCAAATCTCAAGCTTGATTCCTAGCTCAATTGGAGGCTTACAAAGTGTTATCTTTCTTTCTTTGGCACGAAACAGATTTCAAGGATCTATTCCTCAGTCAATCGATAAGTTATTGAGTTTGGAGACACTAGATCTTTCGCACAACAATCTTTCTGGAACCATACCGATGTCATTAGAAACACTTCAGTATCTCAAGTACTTTGATGTTTCTTTCAACGAGTTGAGCGGTCCAATCCCTACCGGCGGCCCCTTTAAATCCTTTTCAAGCCAGTTCTTTGTGTCTAACGTAGGACTCTGTGGTGATTCTAAATATGGAGTTCTACCTTGTCCCGAAAATACTATCACCGAGTCCAAAAGGAAAAAAGTGATTCTTCGTGTTGTATATATTTTCCTAGGGATTTCAGTGCTAGTTTTTGCCATTACCTTTTCATATATACTTGCAAGATACAGGAAGAAAAACAAGACAGAAACCCCAACAAATAGTTCATTCGATACTGCACCATCACGAGTCTTATATCAGGAACTTGTGAAGGCCACCGAAGGGTTCAACGAGAACCATTTACTTGGCAAGGGAAGTTATGGTTCTGTCTATAAAGGGACGTTTCAAAATGGAGAGGACGTGGCGATAAAAGTGTTCAATTTGCAGTCAGAAGGCGGATTCAAGAGTTTTGATACCGAATGTGAAGTCCTGCGGAGGCTTCGCCATAGAAATCTTTGCAAAGTCATCAGTAGATGCTCAAACGAAGACTTCAAGGCATTGGTTCTCCAatatatgccaaatggaagcCTCGAACAGTGGCTATATTCGGAAAACAACTTCTTGGACATTGTTCAAAGACTAAACATAATGATAGATGTAGCATGCGCGCTAGAATATCTACACCATGGTTACTCAATACCTATAGTTCATTGTGATTTAAAGCCAAGCAATGTGCTCTTGGATGACCTTATGGTTGCCCATTTGAGCGATTTTGGAGTCGCTAAACTATTAAATGATGGAGTCAGTGTTATGCTTACAAGGACCCTCGCCACATTAGGCTACATTGCACCAGGTAAACATGCAATTTTTCACTCCAATACACCATCAACCACATTTTTTTTACTCTCATTCGTCTAACATTTGATGAacttctttgttttcttcggTCTCATAGAATATGGTTTAGAAGGTTTGGTATCTGTGAAATGCGATGTTTATAGCTACGGTATAATGCTCATGGAAGTTTTTACAAGTACGAAGCCAAACGATTCAAAATTTACAGGGGATTTAAGCCTAAGGAGGTGGGTGAATGATTCTGTGCCTAATGCGTTTGTACGAGTTATAGATTCGAAATTGTTGGGAGGAGAAGAAAAACATTCCAGTGAAAAATTGGAATGCTTGGTGTCGATAATGGAGATAGCTTTACAATGTTCTATGGAGAATCCGAGTGAAAGGATAATCAACATGAAATTTGTTGTTGTAGCGTTGAAGAAGATTATGTCTAAGCTCCTTCAGTATTTTCCACAAGTAAATtaattgtacaaattaaatattgtattaaatttaaactattgttaataatattttacttttttattagATATATTGTAAGTTCATTATataaacttattattataattaattcctaaaactatataatttcaaattattaatgTATTAAGtaatataaattcataattttctgaaaattaatgtgctatcataatatatttttagttttaaatgTTGCTTCGTTAAAATAACACATATAATTATAACGATGaagtataaatatatagttattAGAAtgtaaaaatatacatatatggaCCATAtttgtaaaggcccgtatttcgtattcataattttgcggaattattaaaaattttctaaataaataaataacttgcccaatttataaaataaacatgtaaataattttaactttaaaataacagcggaatcaaatattgttttcaaacaacaatttgaaaataatccaacgtatcaaaactgagtttgaataataaaaggtgcataaattaaaacatgaggtcctcgggtatactactgctgccccaagatcgctcactgatctacgccctccgtctcgacctcatcggtacctacaacaatcaagtctagtgagtctaaagactcaacatgtatatatcgtgaataacaagtaaatatatcataaaatcgcatgcaacgtaaaaatatagtatcgtaaagcgcatggtgtaaatcgtatcatgaataattataattacgtgcatatctgaaaattatacgtaaaagctttgctcaatagagctctgtcatgtcatatcataattttctggtagagataatgtttctaagcaagtggcccataacataacgtaagcgcctgatcagactaaaccacagtatactgggcggtagagatcaatcacagcccttggactggatgtccatacccatacataatcataaaccggtcgtaagtcaccgggtggagaggtcctcggttgcgcctaccgacttccaaacccataagcgtaaggtggccacaagacatatcgcatatatctcaaaaataaacattttatatttttatgcacgtaatataactataaccttatttttaccggatgagttagATCGTttccaggcttgctgcgacttaactCTATTATGTGAcacatgaaaataatattatcttgatttaaacttgacaaccgaatcaaaaacgagacgattaggaccaatcatggcttcgtaccaaaccGAACCAATCATTAAACCGacatttaaccatgattaaaaataccccaaacatattgaaaaatatgcataataactgtaaaacatgaaaataggcgaaaggaatccaaaaacataaaacactctttcgagagtcattttggcacctttcaccgtaaaatctcgtacgacctctaaactcgaccaaatcacgaacggtcaaaaacacgattttcctaactcattaaggtagtgtccagtccaaggtcctgggctaaaagccaaccaagaactcagaaAAACCTCCTGAACCGaaatgaaagttgctgtcaaaatacagcagtagcattttgtgtgtttgtagtgtaAATCCTGAAATTTATGActatgggcttgaaccaccgcccaaggactcttaccaacatcctaaggtattgattgaaccatggctaagggctaaaagccagccACAACTCGaacaaacacctaggacaacagaAAGTACCAACCGAGAGCACCTAAATCTATGTATTGTGATGTATTGCATTGTTTTGCTGTCCTGTGtcattccaatggccatttcatcgaccatggctcgatctagacatgatgaagtgttgtatgaaccatggctatgagcTAGGAGCTAACCACAATTAATCCAACATATCCAAAAACCGAAAGTTACTCACaccaaaaatcagattttgaaAACCGAAGAGCACTTGTCATGTTTCTGTAAAAATCTGAGGGATCTATGAAACAAGCTTTGAAAAGATGATTTGGTCACGTcatagacatgataaggaagggctctaaccatggctacagtctataggacagccaagattcgaacaccccTTTAAACAATCCAATGACAGAAACTGTGAACCTAAAATTATGTGCTCATAAAAATGTTGCTGTCATATCTTTGTTTGTGCATGTATGGATGTAAACCAATGGACCAATAACACCataacacactctaaaacattcctagaagcaACCATGGAAGCCTGGAACCGAGCAACAtcctgaaatcaacaaaacttAGCTACCCGTGAAGTTGAAAACAAAGAAGTTTAGGAAAAGCTGTACAGATTTTGCTTGGAAACTTGCTGTCAATTTCGTGTTTTAGCTTGAATCAtggttatataatggtttaaaaatatctataggacttgattgaagagcaaagaaacaacatatacacgcctggaatttgttttgaacaAAACAAATCACTACGACGAATACGTGCGGCGGAGTCGGTGTTGGATTTCCTTTCTTATTTATGTGCTGTTTTCACGATTTCAACAGCTGGTTCTTTCTGATATTTTTAATGTAAGGGTGGGGGAAGGCTAGGTAGGGAAGGTGAATGATATAAGAGGTGTTAAATAAGTCTTGAATTGCATTTAGTTGAGAGTTACAAGTGAGAATTTGAATGGGAATTGAATTGTTTCTTCACCTTGCTGTAGCTGCTATTATTCTTTTATTCCAGCTACTAACTCACGAATCTAAGCTgctattttctgatatttttcaagGGTGAGAGTGTGGGTTTGCTAGACAATGAAGGTGAGTGTTAAAAGGTGTCATTATATGCATTAAGATGGGAGTTACAAGTGTAGGCTTTGAATGCAATTTGAAATGATTCTGATTCCTCTTGCTAGCCGATACATTTTCTCCTTCTTGCTGTCTATTCACGTTTATTTGCTAGCAATATGGGCTGAGGAGCTTCAAGGAGAATTATGGTGCATGTATTACCCATAACTATGGAGGTTAAAAGTGAGAAATGATTACACTATGAAAACCATTTAGTGGTAAATTTGAATGAGGTTTACTACAATTTTTGAATTGTCTTAACCAAATATTATTACTACTTCTTGCATGGTATAATAGTGTTTTaatcttgcattttaaattcttaaggtTTAATGNNNNNNNNNNNNNNNNNNNNNNNNNNNNNNNNNNNNNNNNNNNNNNNNNNNNNNNNNNNNNNNNNNNNNNNNNNNNNNNNNN comes from Primulina huaijiensis isolate GDHJ02 chromosome 17, ASM1229523v2, whole genome shotgun sequence and encodes:
- the LOC140962273 gene encoding uncharacterized protein isoform X2, with product MGVKGQFFLQAISFLNILMAYLAMSLSNITTDQSALLAFKSELSLDPSHVLSRNWSISFPTCKWIGVTCSSRHQRVSALDVSGMGLTGNLPSQLGNLSFLASLNLSGNVFLGKLPKELAKLHRVRFLDFGFNSFTGDIPSWLGVLVELRFLNLRNNSFTGSMPSSITNMSKLEVLDISYNPLQGNVPESIGSLFNLRELRLQYSNLTGIIPVSVFNISTIESIAFTGNKFFGNLPEGMCHSTSNLKRLYLSSNSLEGPIPPNISECSQLNLLSLSFNKFSGSIPREIGNLSSLEILYLGSNHFTGQLPESIGECSKLQILSLSYNNITGSIPKGIGNLTMLQMLYIGYNKLIGTIPEKVGNLYNLEILYLGVNHLTGYIPKNIFNISTLNMISVSVNQLRGYLPSILSYGLPNLQELYLNDNFFFGEITESISNFSKLTIINFSSNNLSGQVPNSFGKLNLLKTLMLFGNNFVSETSELSFIGPMKNCSYLTNLGFGDNPFNAILPVSVGNLSTTIQYFYAYNCGLRGSIPDAFGNLENLIILSLYGNELNGTIPNTLVNLKELQGLALFHTKISGPIPDSLCMLPNLNGMRLEQNQITGSIPDCMGNLTSLRQLYLGNNRLNSVIPRSLWKLNDLLELNLSANLLTGVLPSDIENLKVAATLDLSNNQISSLIPSSIGGLQSVIFLSLARNRFQGSIPQSIDKLLSLETLDLSHNNLSGTIPMSLETLQYLKYFDVSFNELSGPIPTGGPFKSFSSQFFVSNVGLCGDSKYGVLPCPENTITESKRKKVILRVVYIFLGISVLVFAITFSYILARYRKKNKTETPTNSSFDTAPSRVLYQELVKATEGFNENHLLGKGSYGSVYKGTFQNGEDVAIKVFNLQSEGGFKSFDTECEVLRRLRHRNLCKVISRCSNEDFKALVLQYMPNGSLEQWLYSENNFLDIVQRLNIMIDVACALEYLHHGYSIPIVHCDLKPSNVLLDDLMVAHLSDFGVAKLLNDGVSVMLTRTLATLGYIAPEYGLEGLVSVKCDVYSYGIMLMEVFTSTKPNDSKFTGDLSLRRWVNDSVPNAFVRVIDSKLLGGEEKHSSEKLECLVSIMEIALQCSMENPSERIINMKFVVVALKKIMSKLLQYFPQVN
- the LOC140962273 gene encoding uncharacterized protein isoform X1, with amino-acid sequence MGVKGQFFLQAISFLNILMAYLAMSLSNITTDQSALLAFKSELSLDPSHVLSRNWSISFPTCKWIGVTCSSRHQRVSALDVSGMGLTGNLPSQLGNLSFLASLNLSGNVFLGKLPKELAKLHRVRFLDFGFNSFTGDIPSWLGVLVELRFLNLRNNSFTGSMPSSITNMSKLEVLDISYNPLQGNVPESIGSLFNLRELRLQYSNLTGIIPVSVFNISTIESIAFTGNKFFGNLPEGMCHSTSNLKRLYLSSNSLEGPIPPNISECSQLNLLSLSFNKFSGSIPREIGNLSSLEILYLGSNHFTGEIPEELGMLDILEELGMGDNFLVGSIPSSIFNISSLQYVNIANCNLTGPFPSGMCSSPSQLERVYLHVNKIVGQLPESIGECSKLQILSLSYNNITGSIPKGIGNLTMLQMLYIGYNKLIGTIPEKVGNLYNLEILYLGVNHLTGYIPKNIFNISTLNMISVSVNQLRGYLPSILSYGLPNLQELYLNDNFFFGEITESISNFSKLTIINFSSNNLSGQVPNSFGKLNLLKTLMLFGNNFVSETSELSFIGPMKNCSYLTNLGFGDNPFNAILPVSVGNLSTTIQYFYAYNCGLRGSIPDAFGNLENLIILSLYGNELNGTIPNTLVNLKELQGLALFHTKISGPIPDSLCMLPNLNGMRLEQNQITGSIPDCMGNLTSLRQLYLGNNRLNSVIPRSLWKLNDLLELNLSANLLTGVLPSDIENLKVAATLDLSNNQISSLIPSSIGGLQSVIFLSLARNRFQGSIPQSIDKLLSLETLDLSHNNLSGTIPMSLETLQYLKYFDVSFNELSGPIPTGGPFKSFSSQFFVSNVGLCGDSKYGVLPCPENTITESKRKKVILRVVYIFLGISVLVFAITFSYILARYRKKNKTETPTNSSFDTAPSRVLYQELVKATEGFNENHLLGKGSYGSVYKGTFQNGEDVAIKVFNLQSEGGFKSFDTECEVLRRLRHRNLCKVISRCSNEDFKALVLQYMPNGSLEQWLYSENNFLDIVQRLNIMIDVACALEYLHHGYSIPIVHCDLKPSNVLLDDLMVAHLSDFGVAKLLNDGVSVMLTRTLATLGYIAPEYGLEGLVSVKCDVYSYGIMLMEVFTSTKPNDSKFTGDLSLRRWVNDSVPNAFVRVIDSKLLGGEEKHSSEKLECLVSIMEIALQCSMENPSERIINMKFVVVALKKIMSKLLQYFPQVN